The Ardenticatenales bacterium DNA window CTGCCGCCGCCCCGCGCAGTTGCCGAGCAGCCCCGCCGCGTCTCCACGACGCACCCTGTTGTCGCCGAACTGCTGAAAACCGGCAGTAGCGTTCACCACCAGAACCTGAGTCACCTGGAAGCCATTGACGGAACCCCCCCCGTGGCGCAGCTTGTCGTCCCCATCAAGCGGGAAGAGCGCGTAATTGGTCTCATCGCCCTGGAAAGCCAGCAAAGCAACACGTACAAAGAGGAAGACATTGCTTTTGCCACACGTCTGGCCGACCGCGCCGCCGTGGCTATTGAGAACGCGCGGCTTTATGAAGCCGTCCAGGCGGCCGATAAAGCCAAAACCAACTTTATCTCCATCGTCACGCATGAACTCCGTCTGCCCATGACGTCTATCAAGGGGTACACGGACCTGGTGCGCCGGGAGCTGGCAGGACCGCTGAATCAACAGCAAAAGGAGTTCCTGGACGTGGTGCAGCGCAACGTCGCCCGCATGAGCGTCCTCATTGACGATCTTTCCGACATCAACCGTATTGAAAGCAAACGGATGCGCTTCGATTGCAGCCCGTTTGACGTAGGTCAGGTGATCAAGGACGTCGCCGACAACATGCGGGATGGTCTGACGTCGCGCCAGCAAGCGCTGCATCTGGACCTGCCATCCGCGTTGCCCCTGGTCTACGCGGACCGCACGCGCATCAGCCAGGTGCTTACCAATCTCCTCAGTAATGCCAATAAGTATACGCCTCCTCAGGGCAGGATCACGGTGCACGCCGCGGCCACGCCTACGCATGTCCAGGTCGCGGTCGCCGATACGGGTTTGGGCGTTGCCCCGGAAGAACAGGCTCACCTTTTTGCCCAGTTTTTCCGTTCGCAAGATGCGCAGGTGCGAGAGCAGCCCGGCTGGGGTCTGGGTCTTTCCATTGTGAAGATGATGGTGGAAGCGCAGGGGGGAGAAATCCG harbors:
- a CDS encoding GAF domain-containing protein, producing the protein MTPSQDNQQARLAALYEVSAQLGATLDLTELLNLVMDSIIKLTSAERGFVMLRDEITGRLEAVAARNVDQETIAGSAMHISRTVIARAAQTGEAILTDNAQEDDRFSGHQSVVGYQLRSIMCAPMRARGRVIGVAYVDNRLFSGVFSRLDLDLLVAFINQAAVAIDNARLFTQTDQALARRVEELTIFQQIDQELNRSLDLNRVLSLALDWAMKLTESHNGSIGLLVEEEESSYIRLLPPPRAVAEQPRRVSTTHPVVAELLKTGSSVHHQNLSHLEAIDGTPPVAQLVVPIKREERVIGLIALESQQSNTYKEEDIAFATRLADRAAVAIENARLYEAVQAADKAKTNFISIVTHELRLPMTSIKGYTDLVRRELAGPLNQQQKEFLDVVQRNVARMSVLIDDLSDINRIESKRMRFDCSPFDVGQVIKDVADNMRDGLTSRQQALHLDLPSALPLVYADRTRISQVLTNLLSNANKYTPPQGRITVHAAATPTHVQVAVADTGLGVAPEEQAHLFAQFFRSQDAQVREQPGWGLGLSIVKMMVEAQGGEIRCESVYRQGSTFTFTIPVAESGSPQAT